A single window of Methanofastidiosum sp. DNA harbors:
- a CDS encoding dCMP deaminase family protein encodes MARMDIDTYFMSIAELVKKRSTCIKQHVGAVLVKEGYIISTGYNGAPRGLPHCSEETCLRQTLGSLEKSHLCRGVHAEQNTIIQAAIHGVSTENSTVYSTHFPCMSCTKILINAGVKEIVYGRDYDLDNEIKMSMIRDAGVRVKKLLLTD; translated from the coding sequence ATGGCTAGGATGGATATTGACACATATTTTATGAGTATTGCAGAATTAGTGAAAAAACGGTCTACGTGCATAAAACAGCATGTCGGGGCAGTATTAGTTAAGGAAGGGTACATTATATCTACAGGTTACAACGGAGCCCCTAGAGGCCTCCCTCACTGCTCAGAAGAAACATGCCTAAGGCAGACCCTTGGCTCTCTTGAGAAATCTCACTTGTGCCGGGGGGTTCATGCAGAACAGAATACAATAATTCAAGCTGCAATACATGGTGTTTCAACTGAAAATTCCACAGTTTACTCGACCCATTTCCCCTGCATGTCGTGCACAAAAATTCTCATAAATGCAGGTGTAAAAGAAATAGTTTATGGGAGAGATTATGACCTTGACAATGAAATAAAAATGAGTATGATAAGGGATGCAGGTGTCAGGGTAAAAAAATTGCTCTTGACTGATTAG
- the thyX gene encoding FAD-dependent thymidylate synthase has protein sequence MKVVLLEYTQNPEKVCAVAALTSMKEGTPSDMLSEIDTDNAKKRIHRVVGYGHYSVIEHASFTFSIEGISRACSHQLVRHRIASFTQQSQRYVKMEDVPFVTPPLIKKNKAAEDIFNKIINDNTESYKKLLELGIAPEDARFVLPNAIKTNLVMTMNARELLHFFNLRCCNRAQWEIRDMAWEMLYQVLEVSPALFETSGPKCISEGICTEGKASCGCYKLFEGKNIDERRIIVKEFFK, from the coding sequence ATGAAAGTTGTTCTTTTAGAATATACCCAAAACCCTGAAAAAGTATGTGCTGTTGCAGCCCTTACCTCAATGAAGGAAGGAACTCCTTCAGATATGTTGAGCGAAATAGATACAGATAATGCAAAAAAGAGGATTCATCGGGTTGTTGGATATGGTCATTATTCAGTTATAGAGCATGCGAGTTTTACTTTTTCTATAGAAGGCATTTCTAGGGCATGTTCCCACCAATTAGTAAGGCACAGGATAGCTTCTTTCACTCAGCAGAGCCAGAGATATGTAAAAATGGAAGATGTTCCATTTGTTACCCCTCCTTTGATTAAGAAGAATAAAGCTGCAGAAGATATATTCAATAAGATTATTAATGATAATACCGAGAGTTATAAGAAACTACTTGAATTAGGGATAGCTCCTGAAGATGCAAGATTTGTACTTCCCAACGCTATTAAGACTAATCTTGTAATGACAATGAATGCAAGAGAGCTACTGCATTTTTTCAATCTTAGATGTTGCAACAGAGCACAGTGGGAAATTAGAGATATGGCATGGGAAATGCTGTATCAAGTTCTTGAAGTTTCCCCTGCATTATTTGAAACATCAGGACCAAAATGTATCAGCGAGGGCATATGTACAGAGGGTAAAGCTTCTTGTGGTTGTTACAAACTTTTTGAAGGAAAAAATATTGATGAAAGAAGGATAATTGTTAAAGAATTTTTTAAGTAA
- a CDS encoding replication factor C large subunit: protein MNLSSLNTFSPVFPQDNDNMLVEKYFPKNFSEIKGQQALVKDILAWINTWGTEKKALLIYGPPGSGKTTMVKVLSKELGYDLIELNASDKRDQTVLNRIVGNASTSKTLFGYKKIILLDEADNIHGKEDFGGSKALLEIIKNTQNPIILTANSYWEVSQAIRDNCKLVQFKRLQSRTVFARLKEIAVAEGIHVEDETLMKIAEQSAGDMRAAINDLDSLGNKLVKGDEKLVGSRDTEASIFEALSKLYMSNSIDVRKDFFDVDKKPDELLLWIDENTPKAYRGKDLLQAMNHLSKADIYLKRAFNTRNYSMWKYASDLMTGGVSVAGVSESRYIPFSPPKYFQVLGSSKKRREMNKILLEKIGKKCHCSRKVARSYLPMISALFLNPRKGVLISNFFEFDMEEIKFIDEKNYRKIELAREELLKEPEKKEKIEAVPIKTDKKIESKKETAQKEKEPPKEAENHREDKKRNQQKTLFDF from the coding sequence ATGAATTTATCCAGCTTGAATACCTTCTCGCCAGTCTTTCCACAGGATAACGATAATATGCTTGTTGAAAAATACTTTCCAAAAAATTTTTCTGAAATAAAAGGTCAACAGGCACTTGTAAAAGATATTCTAGCGTGGATAAATACCTGGGGAACAGAAAAGAAAGCGCTCCTGATCTATGGACCGCCTGGTAGTGGCAAGACCACGATGGTAAAGGTACTGTCAAAAGAGCTTGGATATGATCTAATAGAGCTAAATGCCAGCGATAAAAGAGACCAGACTGTATTGAACAGAATTGTTGGCAACGCCTCTACTTCAAAGACTCTTTTTGGTTACAAGAAAATAATTTTACTGGACGAGGCAGACAATATTCACGGAAAGGAAGATTTTGGAGGGTCAAAGGCTTTACTTGAGATAATAAAGAATACACAAAATCCAATCATTCTTACTGCAAACAGCTACTGGGAAGTATCTCAGGCGATAAGAGACAACTGTAAGCTTGTCCAGTTCAAAAGGCTCCAATCGAGGACTGTCTTTGCCAGATTGAAAGAGATAGCTGTCGCCGAGGGGATTCATGTAGAGGATGAAACCCTCATGAAGATAGCAGAACAGTCAGCTGGGGATATGCGTGCAGCAATTAATGATCTTGACTCCTTGGGCAATAAATTGGTGAAAGGCGATGAGAAGCTAGTTGGCTCTAGGGATACAGAGGCTTCAATATTCGAGGCCCTATCAAAACTTTACATGTCAAACTCAATTGATGTCAGAAAAGACTTTTTTGATGTTGATAAAAAACCGGATGAGCTTCTTCTTTGGATTGACGAAAACACTCCCAAGGCGTACAGAGGAAAAGACCTACTTCAAGCTATGAATCATCTTTCAAAGGCAGATATTTATCTGAAAAGGGCTTTCAATACTAGAAATTATTCCATGTGGAAGTATGCATCAGACCTCATGACTGGCGGAGTTTCTGTTGCCGGGGTAAGTGAATCAAGATACATCCCATTTTCCCCCCCAAAATATTTTCAGGTGTTAGGTTCCTCAAAAAAGAGAAGGGAGATGAACAAGATACTCCTTGAGAAGATTGGGAAAAAGTGCCATTGCTCCAGAAAAGTTGCGAGGTCTTATCTACCTATGATATCAGCATTGTTCCTTAATCCACGAAAAGGGGTCCTCATATCTAACTTTTTTGAATTTGACATGGAAGAAATAAAGTTTATCGATGAGAAAAATTATAGGAAAATTGAATTGGCAAGAGAAGAGCTTTTAAAGGAGCCAGAAAAAAAGGAGAAAATTGAGGCAGTTCCAATAAAAACTGACAAAAAGATAGAATCAAAGAAAGAAACTGCTCAAAAAGAAAAGGAACCCCCGAAAGAAGCAGAAAATCATAGAGAGGACAAGAAAAGGAATCAGCAAAAAACACTTTTTGACTTTTAG
- a CDS encoding replication factor C small subunit, whose translation MEFEKPWTEKYRPQKLDDIVGRDPIIRRLKSYVDKKSMPHLLFAGPPGVGKTTAAIALAKEIFGDYWKQNFQETNASDERGINVVREKIKDFARTKPIGGDFKIIFLDESDALTSDAQNALRRTMEVYTSTCRFILSCNYSSRIIDPIQSRCAVFRFGPLSTDAVKTMIRKIAKEEKIDLKEDGLDAIAYVSEGDMRKAINALQSSSGIGDSITESLVYQVSSRAKPEEIKNMMKVALSGDFISSRKILQELLLGQGLSGEDIIMQMHRETFNLEVSDKEKVRIVDMIGEADFRLVQGANEFIQLEYLLASLSTG comes from the coding sequence ATGGAGTTTGAAAAACCCTGGACAGAAAAGTACAGGCCTCAAAAGCTTGATGATATAGTTGGAAGAGATCCCATAATTAGAAGACTTAAATCTTATGTTGATAAGAAATCAATGCCACACTTGCTATTTGCTGGCCCGCCCGGGGTTGGAAAGACCACAGCAGCCATAGCCCTTGCAAAGGAGATTTTTGGTGATTATTGGAAGCAAAATTTCCAAGAGACGAATGCCTCAGACGAGAGAGGTATAAACGTTGTGAGAGAGAAAATTAAGGACTTTGCAAGAACTAAACCAATAGGTGGAGATTTCAAGATAATATTTTTAGATGAATCTGATGCCCTTACCTCGGATGCGCAGAATGCTTTGAGGAGAACTATGGAGGTCTATACTTCGACCTGCAGATTCATCCTTTCATGTAATTACTCCTCAAGAATTATTGACCCAATCCAGTCCAGATGTGCGGTATTCAGGTTCGGCCCATTGTCAACTGATGCTGTAAAGACCATGATTAGGAAGATAGCCAAAGAAGAAAAAATTGACCTTAAGGAAGACGGTCTTGATGCGATTGCCTATGTTTCTGAAGGGGACATGAGAAAGGCGATAAACGCCCTCCAGTCTTCATCAGGTATAGGGGATTCAATAACAGAAAGTTTAGTGTATCAAGTCTCTTCAAGGGCGAAACCTGAAGAGATAAAAAACATGATGAAAGTCGCTCTTTCTGGTGATTTCATTTCATCGAGAAAAATACTTCAGGAACTTCTTTTGGGGCAGGGATTGTCCGGTGAAGACATAATAATGCAGATGCACAGAGAAACATTCAATTTAGAAGTTTCTGACAAAGAAAAAGTTAGAATTGTTGATATGATAGGCGAGGCAGATTTCAGGCTTGTGCAGGGGGCAAATGAATTTATCCAGCTTGAATACCTTCTCGCCAGTCTTTCCACAGGATAA
- a CDS encoding DUF211 domain-containing protein encodes MSSIRIIVLDVLKPHKPILPDFANKLAEIPGIIGVNISVVEIDQKTETVKLSIQGDSIDYELLKEEIEKLGGTVHSIDKVAAGKRIIPEVETLQDRS; translated from the coding sequence ATGAGTTCAATTAGGATTATAGTTCTTGACGTTTTAAAACCTCATAAACCAATACTCCCCGATTTTGCAAATAAGTTAGCCGAAATCCCCGGGATTATAGGTGTCAATATCTCCGTCGTTGAGATAGACCAAAAAACTGAAACAGTGAAACTTTCGATACAAGGAGATTCAATTGATTATGAGTTATTAAAAGAGGAGATAGAAAAGCTCGGCGGCACCGTCCACAGTATAGATAAAGTTGCCGCAGGTAAAAGGATCATACCTGAAGTTGAGACTTTACAGGACAGATCTTAA
- a CDS encoding serine/threonine protein kinase: METTLSDIRTIDYPAFSNERASALKESLFEKGVDNIYSFGRVELGSDRAIGKGNTSIIFLGNYKNKNVSIKIERSDSERKGSLKKEAYYLIKANEYGVGPKIYGYDDNYIIMEYIEGDLLIEGKFDREDIFDITRQCNDLDQAGINHRQIQGGKHIICGTKNVIIDFEKAHFSNTPKNVTSFLSMCFLSDCLVRERIKKIFDFQEDFVKTLLKEYKSNSNIVDLIGNIQ; the protein is encoded by the coding sequence ATGGAAACTACCTTAAGCGACATAAGAACAATTGATTATCCCGCGTTTTCTAACGAGAGGGCGTCAGCGCTGAAAGAGTCTCTTTTTGAAAAAGGCGTCGATAATATCTACTCTTTTGGTAGGGTTGAACTTGGATCCGATAGGGCGATAGGTAAAGGCAATACCTCGATTATTTTTTTGGGAAACTACAAAAACAAAAATGTATCAATCAAAATTGAAAGGTCTGATTCTGAAAGGAAAGGCTCTCTTAAGAAGGAAGCTTATTATTTGATTAAGGCGAATGAATATGGTGTTGGGCCAAAAATATATGGGTATGATGATAACTACATCATAATGGAATATATCGAAGGAGATCTATTAATTGAGGGAAAGTTCGATAGAGAGGATATATTTGATATCACAAGGCAGTGCAATGATCTCGATCAAGCTGGGATAAACCACAGACAGATTCAAGGCGGAAAGCATATTATCTGCGGAACAAAAAACGTCATAATTGATTTTGAAAAAGCCCATTTCTCAAATACTCCAAAAAATGTCACTTCTTTTTTATCGATGTGCTTCCTATCAGACTGCCTTGTTAGAGAGAGGATAAAGAAGATATTTGATTTTCAAGAAGATTTCGTTAAGACACTTTTAAAAGAGTATAAATCCAACTCAAATATAGTAGATCTTATCGGAAATATCCAATAA
- a CDS encoding pyridoxal phosphate-dependent aminotransferase: MSEHSISSSLDKIPKSGIRKLFDLAQSMEGIISLGIGEPDFDTPPHIIEAAIKALKEGKTYYSPNSGILELRQAISEKMKKQNNIDVSENEIMVTIGGGEALSLAIQSSIKTGDGVIVPSPAFVAYVPTVMLSGGIPIEVECKEDESFILNPELLEEKITEKTELLILNSPSNPTGAVMKKSDLEKISDIIMEYNLRVISDEVYESLIYDGKKHVSMASLNGMEENVITVNSFSKTYSMTGWRVGYLSSKDESLFDRMLKLHMYGPVCNNTFAQYGALEALKGPHHFVDNMRDEFRDRRDLLLKRIQEMNGVSAIKPEGAFYLFMNISQTKMKSEEFSEKLLNQEKVVTVPGAAFGPYSDEFVRLAYPLKKDKINEACDRMERFLSKN; the protein is encoded by the coding sequence ATGTCGGAACATTCTATATCGTCATCACTAGACAAGATACCAAAATCAGGTATCAGAAAACTATTTGACCTTGCACAGAGCATGGAAGGTATAATAAGTCTTGGGATAGGGGAGCCGGATTTTGATACACCGCCGCACATAATTGAAGCCGCTATTAAAGCCCTAAAAGAGGGAAAAACTTACTATTCCCCAAATTCTGGAATCTTAGAGTTGAGGCAGGCCATTTCTGAAAAGATGAAAAAACAAAATAACATTGATGTATCTGAGAATGAAATCATGGTCACCATCGGCGGGGGAGAAGCCTTATCACTTGCAATTCAGTCGTCAATTAAGACTGGAGACGGGGTCATTGTTCCATCGCCTGCATTTGTTGCCTATGTTCCGACAGTCATGCTTTCTGGAGGAATCCCGATAGAAGTTGAATGCAAGGAAGATGAAAGCTTTATCTTAAATCCTGAACTTTTAGAAGAAAAAATAACTGAAAAGACGGAACTATTGATACTGAATTCTCCTTCAAATCCAACTGGCGCCGTCATGAAAAAGAGTGACTTGGAGAAGATTTCTGATATAATAATGGAATATAATCTAAGAGTAATATCTGATGAAGTTTATGAGAGTCTTATCTATGATGGCAAAAAACACGTAAGCATGGCATCTCTTAACGGTATGGAAGAGAATGTTATAACGGTTAACTCGTTTTCAAAAACTTATTCTATGACCGGGTGGAGGGTTGGATACCTGTCTTCAAAGGATGAAAGCCTATTTGACAGAATGCTAAAACTGCACATGTATGGGCCGGTATGCAATAATACATTTGCACAGTATGGTGCCTTGGAAGCCCTTAAAGGACCTCATCATTTTGTTGATAACATGCGAGATGAATTTAGAGATAGAAGAGACCTACTTTTGAAAAGAATTCAGGAAATGAACGGAGTGAGTGCAATCAAACCTGAAGGTGCATTCTATTTATTTATGAACATATCACAAACAAAAATGAAGTCAGAAGAGTTTTCTGAAAAACTGTTGAATCAAGAAAAGGTTGTCACAGTTCCTGGAGCTGCATTTGGCCCATACTCTGATGAATTTGTGAGACTTGCGTACCCTCTCAAAAAAGATAAGATAAATGAAGCGTGCGACAGGATGGAAAGGTTTCTTTCTAAGAATTAA
- the hypA gene encoding hydrogenase maturation nickel metallochaperone HypA, which produces MHELSLADGMLKTILAAAEKEKAKKIKSIKLEMGEILLVNTEQLTFCFDVISKGTIAEDAKLDITYLKPRVHCNKCNKEFNIKSDKDFPILAMTCECGSNDVTILSGREFNIKSIKIEED; this is translated from the coding sequence ATGCATGAACTTTCCCTTGCCGATGGCATGTTAAAGACTATATTGGCGGCAGCAGAAAAAGAAAAGGCCAAGAAAATAAAATCAATTAAGCTAGAGATGGGCGAGATCCTCCTAGTTAATACTGAGCAACTTACCTTCTGTTTTGATGTAATTTCAAAAGGAACAATCGCAGAAGATGCCAAACTCGACATAACATATCTAAAACCGAGAGTCCACTGCAATAAGTGCAATAAGGAGTTTAATATTAAATCTGATAAAGATTTTCCCATACTTGCAATGACCTGCGAGTGTGGCTCAAATGATGTCACAATACTCTCAGGTAGGGAGTTTAATATTAAATCTATCAAAATTGAAGAGGATTAA
- the nifJ gene encoding pyruvate:ferredoxin (flavodoxin) oxidoreductase, protein MKRPVVTIDGNEAAAYTAYHVNEVISIYPITPSSTMGELSDQWASEGEPNIWGTVPNVTEMQSEGGASGTVHGSLQRGALTTTFTASQGLLLMIPNMYKIAGELTSTVFHVSARALATHALSIFGDHSDVMSVRSTGFALLASNSVQEVMDLSIIAQAATLKSRVPFLHFFDGFRTSAETSKVERLTLSDLKQMIDEDLVRAHRARALSPDNPIIRGTSHNPDTFFQARETINPYYNACPDLVQEAMDKFAKIAGRQYKLFQYEGSPDAERIIIIMGSGAETVEETVNYLNKKGEKVGVLKVRLFRPFSLKHFISSLPLSVKSIAVLDRTKEPGALGEPLYLDVTTAISSAFSDGLLKMEKMPKIVGGIYGLSSKDFKPSMAKAVFDELKKSTPKHRFTVGINDDVTHQSLDYDPNFFVEPENRTRAVFFGLGADGTVSANKSSIKIIGEETDNYAQGFFYYDSKKAGSLTISYLRFGPDPIRSPYLIDRANFVACHQCSFLDKYDMLSVAEKNSIFLLNSPYPKEEVWDQLPRNVQQEIIDKKIKFYTIDAYDIAREIGLGVRINTIMQTCFFALSNVVPKEDAIASIKKFTAKTYGRKGEKILKMNYEAIDKAIDNLHEVKVPEKATSTFDLKSSMPEEAPDYVKNAISKMIIGKGNDLPVSVFPHDGTYPTGTTKWEKRNISLDIPVWDPVTCIQCGKCAFVCPHAVIRAKVYQKDSLKGAPDSFKHVEAKFSQFKDYMYTVQASPEDCTGCKLCYETCPAKNKQDPKLKAINMEFKDPILDREKGNWNFFESIPYVDREKLNVTTVKDIQLLEPLFEFSGACSGCGQTPYVKLMTQLFGDRAVIANATGCSSIYGGNLPTTPYTKNKDGRGPTWSNSLFEDTAEFGLGMRLALDKQKQYAMELVEKLTDDLGKDLVYELKNTNQDTEAGINKQREMVKLLKAKLKSIQKPEAKNLLSLADSLAKKSVWILGGDGWAYDIGYGGLDHVLALGKNVNILVLDTEVYSNTGGQMSKATPLGAVAKFAMGGKPTPKKDLAMMAMAYGNVYVARVAFGANNAQTVKAFLEAEAYEGTSIIIAYAHCINQGYDLIHGPEQQKAAVQSGYWPLMRYNPDLEKEGKNPLQLDSGKPSITLDKYIYNETRYKILLRSKPEVAKKLLDESQKQVIKRWNFYKYWSEMPISKEEEK, encoded by the coding sequence ATGAAAAGACCTGTGGTTACTATTGACGGAAACGAAGCTGCCGCATATACAGCTTATCATGTTAATGAAGTCATATCAATATATCCTATAACTCCTTCTTCTACAATGGGGGAGTTATCCGATCAGTGGGCATCTGAAGGAGAGCCCAATATTTGGGGCACAGTTCCTAATGTGACTGAGATGCAAAGCGAAGGAGGGGCATCTGGTACTGTTCACGGTTCTTTACAGCGAGGTGCACTCACTACTACTTTTACCGCATCTCAAGGACTTCTTTTAATGATCCCCAACATGTACAAAATAGCAGGGGAGCTTACTTCTACTGTTTTTCATGTAAGTGCTAGGGCCCTTGCAACACATGCACTGTCAATTTTTGGTGACCATAGCGATGTAATGTCAGTGCGTTCAACTGGATTTGCACTTCTGGCATCAAACTCTGTTCAAGAAGTAATGGACCTCTCAATTATTGCTCAGGCTGCAACCTTGAAATCAAGAGTCCCGTTCTTACACTTCTTTGATGGATTTAGGACTTCTGCTGAAACTTCAAAAGTTGAACGTTTAACACTTTCAGATTTAAAGCAGATGATAGACGAGGATCTGGTAAGGGCTCATCGTGCAAGAGCCCTGTCACCTGATAATCCAATCATAAGAGGAACATCCCATAACCCGGATACATTTTTCCAAGCGAGGGAAACAATAAATCCTTATTATAATGCCTGCCCGGATTTGGTGCAGGAGGCCATGGACAAATTTGCAAAGATTGCTGGCAGGCAGTACAAACTCTTCCAGTATGAGGGCTCACCAGATGCTGAAAGAATTATTATTATTATGGGAAGCGGTGCCGAAACTGTAGAAGAAACTGTGAACTATCTTAATAAGAAAGGTGAAAAGGTAGGAGTCTTAAAGGTGCGACTTTTCAGACCATTTTCATTGAAACACTTTATTTCGTCACTGCCCTTATCTGTAAAAAGTATTGCAGTTCTTGATAGAACTAAAGAGCCAGGCGCCTTGGGAGAGCCTCTTTACCTTGATGTTACAACTGCCATATCTTCAGCATTCTCAGACGGCTTGCTAAAGATGGAGAAGATGCCAAAAATAGTTGGAGGTATTTACGGACTATCCTCAAAAGATTTTAAACCTTCAATGGCTAAGGCAGTATTTGATGAACTAAAAAAGAGCACGCCCAAGCACAGATTTACTGTCGGAATTAATGATGACGTAACACATCAAAGCTTAGATTACGATCCAAACTTTTTCGTTGAGCCAGAAAACAGGACAAGAGCTGTATTCTTTGGCCTAGGTGCTGATGGTACAGTCAGCGCGAACAAGAGTTCAATAAAAATAATAGGTGAAGAAACAGACAACTATGCCCAAGGTTTCTTTTATTATGATTCAAAGAAGGCAGGATCGCTTACAATTTCATATTTGCGATTTGGACCGGATCCAATAAGATCTCCTTACCTAATTGATAGGGCAAACTTTGTGGCATGCCATCAATGTTCATTTTTAGATAAATATGACATGCTAAGTGTTGCTGAAAAGAATTCGATATTCCTCTTGAATAGCCCATATCCGAAGGAAGAGGTGTGGGATCAGCTCCCTAGAAATGTCCAGCAGGAGATAATAGATAAAAAAATTAAATTTTATACAATTGATGCTTATGATATAGCAAGAGAGATAGGGCTTGGAGTTAGAATAAATACAATTATGCAGACATGTTTCTTTGCCTTGAGTAATGTGGTCCCAAAAGAAGATGCAATTGCATCAATTAAAAAGTTCACAGCGAAAACATACGGCCGAAAGGGAGAGAAGATATTAAAGATGAACTATGAAGCGATTGATAAGGCCATTGACAATCTCCATGAAGTTAAGGTACCTGAAAAGGCCACAAGCACCTTTGATTTAAAATCCTCGATGCCAGAAGAAGCCCCTGATTATGTCAAAAATGCTATATCCAAGATGATTATAGGTAAGGGAAACGATCTCCCTGTAAGCGTATTTCCTCATGATGGCACATATCCAACTGGAACAACTAAGTGGGAAAAAAGAAATATATCACTTGATATCCCAGTATGGGACCCTGTTACATGTATACAATGTGGTAAATGTGCCTTTGTCTGCCCACATGCAGTTATCAGGGCTAAAGTTTATCAAAAAGATTCATTAAAGGGTGCGCCGGATTCCTTTAAACACGTTGAGGCAAAGTTTTCGCAATTTAAAGATTATATGTATACTGTTCAGGCATCACCAGAAGACTGTACCGGATGTAAACTCTGCTATGAAACATGCCCCGCAAAAAACAAACAGGATCCAAAATTAAAGGCCATAAATATGGAGTTTAAGGATCCTATACTCGATAGGGAAAAAGGAAACTGGAATTTCTTTGAATCTATTCCCTATGTTGATCGTGAGAAATTAAATGTTACAACTGTAAAGGATATTCAGCTTTTAGAGCCTCTGTTTGAATTTTCAGGCGCTTGCTCAGGCTGCGGCCAAACTCCTTACGTGAAGTTAATGACCCAATTGTTTGGAGATAGAGCGGTAATAGCCAATGCTACAGGATGCTCATCAATTTATGGAGGAAATCTCCCAACTACACCATACACCAAAAATAAGGATGGGCGTGGCCCAACATGGTCAAACTCTCTTTTCGAAGATACTGCAGAGTTCGGGCTTGGTATGAGATTGGCCCTAGACAAACAAAAGCAATATGCAATGGAGTTAGTTGAAAAACTTACCGATGATTTAGGAAAGGATCTTGTATATGAACTAAAAAACACAAATCAAGATACCGAGGCAGGGATAAACAAGCAACGAGAAATGGTAAAGCTGTTGAAGGCCAAACTTAAATCCATACAAAAACCAGAAGCAAAGAATTTATTGAGTTTAGCTGATTCTTTAGCTAAAAAAAGCGTGTGGATTTTAGGAGGGGACGGCTGGGCCTATGATATAGGGTATGGTGGCCTTGACCATGTTCTTGCCCTGGGAAAGAATGTCAACATCCTTGTTCTTGACACTGAAGTCTACTCAAATACTGGGGGCCAGATGTCAAAAGCAACACCCCTTGGTGCAGTGGCAAAATTTGCCATGGGAGGAAAACCTACACCAAAGAAAGACCTTGCCATGATGGCGATGGCCTATGGAAATGTATACGTGGCAAGAGTTGCTTTCGGCGCAAATAATGCCCAAACAGTTAAGGCTTTTTTGGAAGCAGAAGCATACGAAGGCACATCGATTATTATCGCTTATGCACACTGTATCAATCAGGGATATGATCTTATCCACGGCCCCGAGCAGCAGAAGGCTGCTGTTCAGTCTGGTTACTGGCCACTGATGAGATATAATCCAGATTTGGAGAAGGAAGGTAAAAATCCGCTTCAGTTAGATTCAGGCAAGCCTTCAATAACTCTTGATAAATATATCTACAATGAAACTAGATACAAGATATTACTAAGGAGCAAGCCTGAAGTGGCAAAGAAACTCCTAGACGAGTCTCAGAAACAAGTTATAAAAAGGTGGAACTTCTATAAATATTGGTCAGAAATGCCAATATCAAAAGAGGAAGAGAAATGA
- a CDS encoding signal recognition particle subunit SRP19/SEC65 family protein, which yields MKDYIIWPSYLDKNLSKKDGRKIPKNLALDHPKFDEIKKALEAIGINHEIEKNSRYPKEQGKDDRNLGRFIVEKKFSKNEILRKISKEIRKNRG from the coding sequence TTGAAGGACTATATTATATGGCCATCTTATCTTGACAAAAATCTTTCAAAGAAAGACGGCAGAAAAATTCCAAAAAATTTGGCATTGGACCACCCAAAATTCGATGAGATCAAAAAAGCTCTAGAGGCTATCGGGATAAATCATGAGATTGAGAAGAACTCAAGGTACCCTAAAGAGCAGGGAAAAGATGACAGAAATCTTGGGAGATTTATAGTTGAAAAAAAGTTCTCCAAAAATGAGATACTTAGAAAAATATCAAAAGAGATAAGGAAAAACAGGGGCTGA